A region from the Janthinobacterium agaricidamnosum genome encodes:
- a CDS encoding LysR family transcriptional regulator, whose amino-acid sequence MHELSKKISLRHLQAFSTLARVNSFSKAAQELCVTQPALSASIKLLENQLGKKLFNRTTHQLELTREGKLALEYATHLLNTASNTFADIQRAIGSGRHRIRIGAIPSAMAMTAVVVARYCEQHGDEVEIVLSDMPNDGLLHALHSGQLDFCVGIEVPGSVSLESVGLFEDELVLVTAGRHALAPLKEVRWEQLAGQEIVVFTKGSIWEFASSALRQHGLSPSSLYQMIHSESLYGVVRAGIAVGIMPSLYTTFLNDEDLHVAPLRQPTCKRKIALMRRNEISRNHHVDDCFSALRQDLQQVDQWF is encoded by the coding sequence ATGCATGAACTGAGCAAGAAAATTTCATTACGACATTTACAAGCGTTTTCCACCCTAGCCCGGGTAAACAGCTTCAGCAAGGCTGCACAGGAATTGTGCGTGACCCAGCCGGCCCTCAGCGCGTCGATCAAGCTGCTGGAAAATCAGCTGGGAAAAAAGTTGTTTAACCGCACAACCCACCAGTTGGAATTGACGCGCGAAGGCAAGCTGGCGCTCGAATACGCCACGCATTTATTGAATACGGCCAGCAACACCTTTGCCGATATCCAGCGCGCCATCGGCAGCGGCCGGCACCGCATCCGCATCGGCGCGATTCCCTCTGCCATGGCGATGACGGCCGTCGTGGTGGCGCGCTACTGCGAGCAGCATGGCGATGAGGTGGAAATCGTCCTGTCGGACATGCCCAACGATGGCTTGCTGCACGCGCTGCATTCGGGCCAGCTGGACTTTTGCGTGGGCATCGAGGTGCCCGGTTCCGTGTCGCTGGAAAGCGTGGGCCTGTTCGAAGACGAGCTGGTCTTGGTGACGGCGGGACGCCATGCGCTGGCGCCGCTGAAGGAAGTGCGCTGGGAGCAGCTGGCGGGCCAGGAAATCGTCGTGTTTACCAAGGGCAGCATCTGGGAGTTCGCTTCCAGCGCCCTGCGCCAGCATGGCTTGAGCCCGTCGAGCCTGTACCAGATGATCCACAGCGAATCGCTGTATGGCGTGGTGCGCGCGGGCATCGCCGTGGGCATCATGCCCAGCCTGTACACGACCTTCCTCAACGACGAGGACCTGCATGTGGCACCGCTGCGCCAGCCCACGTGCAAGCGCAAGATCGCCCTGATGCGGCGCAATGAAATCAGCCGCAACCACCATGTGGACGACTGTTTTTCAGCGTTGCGCCAGGATTTGCAGCAGGTCGACCAGTGGTTTTAA
- a CDS encoding LPS-assembly protein LptD: protein MSWFSASPPSQRWAFAISALVAATTVPVHAQKAPRPVHVEDPDAPTVMTANSMNGRPEREINLDQNVVIERGKTTKMTADTACYKQVEDQFDAEGHIKMWRFGDYYTGDVLKLNMETGKGFLLNPTYRFAVGGGQGKAERVDFINPDEANVIEGTYSTCEGPNPDWYLKSSTLNLDTGRDVGTGSKTIIYFKDVPILGTPGMSFSLSGARRSGWLAPTPGFASKNGFELLMPYYVNIAPNRDLTLYPRYIQRRGIQLGATGRYMGETDAGLYSGETSFEFLPNDKQTKTNRYMIKSKHEQALAKGWTYSWDLREASDDNYPNDFSKTVATATERQLLRELRTDYRTEDWSLTARVQNYQVLQDPDPNVVVPRPYDRLPAVNFHAGKYDVWGGFDWTFDAEATRFAHPTQVQGSRLVAVPQVSFPIMRPGYFITPKLMLNASAYQLDNDARTKALFKTTSFTRAVPTFSVDSGLVFERDTNLFGTKGGTQTLEPRLFYVYTPYRDQSQFPNFDTADGTFNLTQIFTENRFVGSDRIGDANQVTAAVVSRFLQSDGTERMRLTFGQRFYFADQRVQLNSTTPVNQSRSDILLAATGRVSETWTVDSLVQYNPSDRQLMSYNYTLQYQPGAKKVLNFSNRFQRGVLRNAEVSTQWPLTDRLYGVGRISYSIKDRSMLESLVGLEYKGDCWVFRMGAQRFVTTTKTVSTPIFFQLELTGLSSGLGLGANGLETFTKTIPGYQTLSQPLR, encoded by the coding sequence ATGAGCTGGTTTTCGGCCTCCCCCCCTTCGCAGCGCTGGGCTTTCGCCATCAGCGCGCTCGTCGCCGCCACGACGGTGCCTGTCCACGCCCAGAAAGCACCGCGTCCGGTTCATGTGGAAGATCCCGACGCGCCTACCGTCATGACGGCGAACAGCATGAACGGTCGACCGGAAAGAGAGATCAATCTCGACCAGAATGTCGTGATTGAGCGCGGAAAAACCACAAAAATGACGGCCGATACAGCTTGTTACAAACAAGTTGAAGATCAGTTCGACGCCGAGGGCCATATCAAGATGTGGCGTTTCGGCGATTACTACACGGGTGACGTCCTGAAGCTGAACATGGAGACCGGCAAGGGTTTCCTGCTCAACCCGACTTACCGCTTCGCAGTGGGCGGCGGCCAGGGCAAGGCCGAGCGCGTCGACTTCATCAATCCAGACGAAGCCAATGTTATCGAAGGCACCTACAGTACCTGCGAAGGGCCGAATCCGGACTGGTACCTGAAATCGAGCACCTTGAACCTCGATACGGGCCGCGACGTGGGCACGGGCAGCAAGACCATCATCTATTTCAAGGACGTGCCGATCCTGGGCACGCCGGGCATGTCGTTTTCGTTGTCGGGTGCGCGCCGCTCGGGCTGGCTGGCGCCCACGCCGGGCTTTGCCTCGAAGAACGGTTTCGAGCTGCTGATGCCGTATTACGTGAACATCGCGCCGAACCGCGACCTGACCCTGTATCCGCGCTACATCCAGCGGCGCGGCATTCAGCTCGGTGCGACGGGCCGCTACATGGGCGAGACGGATGCCGGCTTGTACAGCGGTGAAACGTCGTTTGAATTTTTGCCGAACGACAAGCAGACCAAGACCAACCGCTACATGATCAAGTCCAAGCATGAGCAGGCGCTGGCCAAGGGCTGGACTTACAGCTGGGATCTGCGCGAGGCGTCGGACGATAATTACCCGAACGATTTTTCGAAAACCGTCGCCACCGCCACCGAGCGCCAGTTGCTGCGCGAATTGCGCACCGATTACCGTACCGAGGACTGGAGCCTGACGGCGCGCGTGCAGAATTACCAGGTGCTGCAGGATCCCGATCCCAACGTGGTCGTGCCACGCCCGTATGACCGTTTGCCGGCGGTGAACTTCCATGCTGGCAAATACGATGTCTGGGGCGGTTTCGACTGGACCTTTGACGCGGAAGCGACGCGCTTCGCGCATCCGACACAGGTGCAAGGCTCGCGTCTCGTGGCCGTGCCGCAGGTGAGTTTTCCCATCATGCGCCCTGGCTACTTCATCACGCCCAAGCTGATGCTCAATGCCAGCGCGTATCAGCTCGACAATGACGCCCGGACCAAGGCGCTGTTTAAAACTACCTCGTTTACGCGCGCCGTGCCGACCTTCTCGGTCGACAGCGGCCTGGTGTTTGAACGCGACACGAATCTGTTTGGCACCAAGGGCGGCACGCAAACCCTGGAGCCGCGCCTGTTCTACGTCTACACGCCGTACCGCGACCAGTCGCAGTTTCCGAACTTCGATACGGCCGATGGGACGTTCAACCTGACGCAAATCTTCACGGAAAACCGTTTTGTCGGCAGCGACCGCATCGGCGACGCCAACCAGGTCACGGCCGCCGTCGTATCGCGTTTCCTGCAATCGGACGGCACGGAGCGCATGCGCCTGACCTTCGGTCAGCGTTTCTATTTTGCCGACCAGCGCGTGCAGCTCAATTCGACGACGCCCGTCAACCAGTCGCGTTCCGATATCCTGCTGGCCGCAACGGGCCGCGTGTCCGAGACTTGGACCGTCGACAGTCTGGTGCAGTACAATCCCAGCGATCGCCAGTTGATGAGCTACAACTACACCTTGCAATATCAGCCTGGTGCCAAGAAAGTATTGAATTTCAGTAACCGTTTTCAACGTGGCGTACTGCGTAATGCGGAAGTGTCGACGCAGTGGCCGTTGACGGACCGCCTGTATGGCGTGGGCCGCATCAGTTACTCCATCAAGGATCGCAGCATGCTGGAAAGCCTGGTCGGCCTCGAATACAAGGGCGACTGCTGGGTGTTCCGCATGGGGGCGCAGCGTTTCGTGACGACGACCAAGACTGTCTCGACGCCGATCTTCTTCCAGCTGGAATTGACGGGCTTGTCGAGTGGCCTGGGCCTGGGTGCGAATGGCCTGGAAACTTTTACAAAAACTATCCCTGGTTACCAGACATTGAGCCAGCCACTCCGTTAA
- a CDS encoding porin encodes MNKWMTGTMVVGGLLAAQGAAQAQSSVQVYGLLSAGIGYVSDEGKGSRTHALSGTNQNPRIGFRGQEDLGDGTKAIFVLENGFNVMTGTASQSGRLFGRQSYVGLSSNDKGTLTLGRQYEAVKDLLGPVVIASNGVHIGDNDNGYNNLRVQNAVKYVSPNISNLSFTGLYGFSENPEDSNRNRVYSMGAGYKVDAFSWAVAYTKMDRPNSPDAPNGAIGNDYASSLLIFNKSAVKGAGVDSQAIAGTGGFYNVGKTKFGALYTNVRYHYLDQSNLTLQNVDLNVNHKLTEALNLGASYFYTTGKYDVINKTPKWHQVNFQADYFLSKRTDVAITWSYQKAAGDATFARVFGFGASGGKTQSVLIVGMRHYF; translated from the coding sequence ATGAACAAATGGATGACGGGAACGATGGTAGTGGGTGGCTTGCTGGCGGCGCAGGGTGCGGCGCAGGCGCAAAGCAGCGTGCAAGTGTATGGACTGCTGTCGGCCGGTATCGGGTATGTGTCGGATGAGGGCAAAGGCAGCCGCACGCATGCGCTGAGCGGCACGAATCAGAATCCCCGCATCGGTTTCCGCGGCCAGGAAGACCTGGGCGACGGCACCAAGGCGATCTTCGTACTGGAAAACGGTTTTAACGTGATGACGGGCACGGCCTCGCAAAGCGGCCGCCTGTTCGGCCGCCAGTCGTATGTGGGTTTGTCCAGCAACGACAAGGGCACCTTGACCCTGGGCCGCCAGTACGAAGCCGTCAAGGATCTGTTGGGTCCCGTGGTCATCGCCAGTAACGGCGTGCACATCGGCGACAACGACAATGGCTACAACAACCTGCGCGTGCAAAACGCCGTCAAGTATGTCAGCCCGAATATCAGCAACCTGTCGTTCACGGGCTTGTATGGTTTCAGCGAGAACCCGGAAGATTCGAACCGCAATCGCGTCTACAGCATGGGCGCCGGCTACAAGGTCGATGCCTTCAGCTGGGCCGTCGCCTACACCAAGATGGATCGCCCGAACAGCCCCGATGCGCCGAATGGCGCCATCGGCAATGATTATGCCAGTTCCCTGTTGATCTTTAACAAGAGCGCCGTCAAGGGCGCCGGCGTGGACAGCCAGGCCATCGCCGGCACGGGAGGCTTTTATAATGTGGGCAAGACCAAGTTTGGCGCCTTGTACACCAATGTGCGCTACCACTACCTGGATCAAAGCAATCTGACCCTGCAGAACGTGGACTTGAACGTGAACCACAAGCTGACGGAAGCGTTGAACCTGGGCGCGTCGTATTTCTATACGACTGGTAAATATGACGTGATCAACAAGACGCCGAAATGGCACCAGGTTAACTTCCAGGCCGATTACTTCCTGTCCAAGCGCACCGATGTCGCCATCACCTGGAGCTACCAGAAAGCGGCCGGCGATGCGACGTTCGCCCGCGTGTTCGGCTTCGGCGCCTCGGGCGGCAAGACGCAAAGCGTGCTGATCGTTGGCATGCGACATTATTTCTGA
- a CDS encoding peptidylprolyl isomerase, giving the protein MHQLKIATVLLCAISGATTSSVWAQQAAPAPAAKPAAAAPAPVKGFTPPASSSGQTIDSIAVVVNDDVITRNEVAARIKSVEQRMKAQNIPLPDPADLRRQLLERMIVERAQMQLAKEMGVRVDDLTLDRAIGRIAEQQKMTVQELRNQMEKEGTPFATFREEIRDEIIMQRLREHEVDAKIQISDSEVDNFLEAEKAAASEQVELNLAQILVRIPENSSPEQIAARRARAEEVSRQLRTGADFAKMAATYSDASDALSGGDIGWRQSDRLPPLFTEQLLKLKPGQITPIIKSNTGFHILKLVDRRSAAEAQAVAAVQQTHARHILLKVTPTLSAAEAKRKLLELKERLDNKAAKFEDLARLFSNDGSAAKGGDLGWLYPGDTVPEFETAMNALKPGEVSQPIESSFGFHLIEVLERKSDDVSKEKKRAAARNALRERKLEEATENWAREVRDRAYVEFRADDQ; this is encoded by the coding sequence ATGCACCAACTCAAAATTGCAACGGTTTTGTTGTGCGCCATTTCCGGCGCCACGACCAGTAGTGTCTGGGCGCAACAGGCTGCGCCAGCGCCTGCGGCCAAACCCGCTGCCGCTGCCCCAGCGCCAGTCAAGGGCTTCACTCCCCCTGCGTCGAGCAGTGGCCAGACCATCGACTCCATCGCCGTTGTCGTCAATGACGATGTGATCACGCGCAATGAAGTGGCGGCCCGCATCAAGAGCGTGGAGCAGCGCATGAAGGCGCAGAATATCCCGCTTCCCGACCCTGCCGACCTGCGCCGCCAGTTGCTCGAACGCATGATTGTCGAGCGCGCGCAAATGCAGCTGGCCAAGGAAATGGGTGTGCGCGTGGATGACCTGACCCTGGACCGCGCGATTGGCCGTATTGCTGAACAGCAAAAGATGACGGTGCAAGAGCTGCGCAACCAGATGGAAAAGGAAGGCACGCCGTTTGCGACCTTCCGCGAAGAAATCCGCGATGAAATCATCATGCAGCGCCTGCGCGAGCACGAAGTCGACGCCAAGATCCAGATTTCCGATTCCGAAGTGGATAACTTCCTGGAAGCGGAAAAAGCGGCAGCCAGCGAACAGGTGGAGCTGAACCTGGCGCAAATTCTCGTGCGCATTCCGGAAAATTCCAGCCCCGAACAGATCGCCGCACGCCGCGCGCGCGCCGAAGAAGTCAGCCGCCAGTTGCGCACGGGCGCCGATTTCGCCAAGATGGCCGCCACCTATTCCGACGCCAGCGATGCGCTGAGCGGCGGCGATATCGGCTGGCGCCAGAGCGACCGCCTGCCGCCCCTGTTCACGGAACAGTTGCTGAAATTGAAGCCTGGCCAGATCACGCCTATCATCAAGAGCAACACGGGCTTCCATATCCTGAAACTGGTGGACCGCCGCAGCGCTGCCGAGGCACAAGCTGTCGCCGCCGTGCAGCAGACGCATGCCCGCCATATCCTGCTGAAAGTGACGCCAACCCTGTCGGCGGCCGAAGCCAAGCGCAAACTGCTGGAATTGAAAGAACGTCTCGACAACAAGGCCGCCAAGTTCGAAGACCTGGCCCGTTTGTTCTCGAACGACGGTTCCGCGGCCAAAGGCGGCGACCTGGGCTGGCTGTATCCGGGCGACACCGTGCCGGAATTTGAAACGGCGATGAATGCGCTGAAACCGGGCGAAGTGAGCCAGCCGATCGAATCGAGCTTTGGCTTCCATCTGATCGAAGTGCTGGAACGTAAGAGCGACGACGTCTCGAAAGAGAAGAAACGCGCTGCCGCACGCAATGCCTTGCGCGAACGCAAGCTGGAAGAAGCGACGGAAAACTGGGCGCGCGAAGTGCGCGACCGTGCTTACGTCGAATTCCGCGCGGACGACCAGTAA
- the murU gene encoding N-acetylmuramate alpha-1-phosphate uridylyltransferase MurU, whose amino-acid sequence MKAMIFAAGRGERMRPLTDTCPKPLLKVRGRPLIVWHVLNLVRAGITDIVINHSHLGHLIEETLGDGSAYGARIAYSPETTPLETAGGIAQARHLLGEEPFLAISGDIYCPYFDFKQVLDVLADKDVLGTPYPADQRDIAWTYLVPNPDFHPKGDFGLTLFSINNTDETKWTFANIGVYRPEMFDGIAPGSHARLGDLLRQYADQGRVGGEVYTGEWTNVGTPAQLDVLNGVAAKAPAA is encoded by the coding sequence ATGAAAGCCATGATCTTTGCCGCAGGCCGCGGTGAACGGATGCGTCCGCTTACCGATACCTGTCCCAAACCGCTGCTGAAAGTGCGCGGCCGTCCGCTGATCGTCTGGCATGTGCTGAATCTGGTGCGCGCCGGCATCACGGACATCGTCATCAACCATTCCCACCTGGGCCATTTGATCGAGGAAACCCTGGGCGACGGCAGCGCGTATGGCGCGCGCATCGCGTACTCGCCCGAGACCACGCCGCTGGAAACGGCGGGCGGCATCGCCCAGGCGCGGCACTTGCTGGGCGAGGAACCATTTCTCGCCATTTCCGGCGACATCTATTGCCCGTATTTCGACTTCAAGCAAGTGCTCGACGTGCTGGCCGACAAGGATGTGCTGGGCACGCCGTATCCGGCCGACCAGCGCGACATCGCCTGGACCTACCTGGTGCCCAATCCCGACTTCCATCCCAAGGGCGACTTCGGCCTGACCTTGTTCTCGATCAACAATACAGACGAAACCAAGTGGACCTTCGCCAATATCGGCGTGTACCGTCCTGAAATGTTCGACGGCATCGCGCCCGGCAGCCACGCCAGACTGGGCGATTTGCTGCGCCAGTACGCGGATCAGGGCCGCGTGGGCGGCGAAGTCTATACCGGAGAGTGGACGAATGTGGGTACGCCGGCGCAGCTCGACGTACTCAACGGTGTGGCAGCGAAGGCGCCAGCGGCATGA
- a CDS encoding aminoglycoside phosphotransferase family protein, with translation MSFSPNSSTAPVSADARLTLLKAWLTSLNLVAPESARPASSDASFRRYYRLDVLPSNTTLPGKTLIAMDAPPERENVPAFVKVAGLLKGAGVSVPDIIAQDLEQGFLLLSDLGTTTYLDALNHDNASVLYAEALESLMKIQLASAPDVLPEFDRAFILREMNLFPEWFIGKHLGATLTDVQQTQLDKVFEAITANILSQQQVFMHRDYHSRNLMHINDGSIPNPGILDFQDAVFGPVTYDIASLLRDAYIQWDEELVLDWVIRYWQRAKQLGLPVNPDIDAFYRDFEFTALQRHLKILGLFARLNYRDGKDLYMGDLPTVLDYVRKTANRYTELKPLVRLLDALENKAPQVGYTF, from the coding sequence ATGTCATTCTCCCCCAATTCCTCCACCGCGCCGGTCTCCGCCGACGCTCGCCTGACCCTGTTGAAAGCCTGGTTGACCTCGCTTAACCTCGTCGCGCCCGAATCCGCCCGTCCCGCTTCCAGCGATGCCAGCTTCCGCCGCTACTACCGTCTCGATGTGCTGCCAAGCAACACAACATTGCCAGGAAAGACACTGATCGCCATGGATGCGCCGCCCGAGCGCGAAAACGTGCCCGCCTTTGTCAAGGTGGCCGGCTTGCTGAAAGGCGCCGGCGTGTCCGTGCCCGACATCATCGCGCAAGACCTGGAACAGGGCTTCCTGCTGCTGTCCGACCTGGGCACGACCACGTATCTGGACGCCCTGAACCACGACAACGCCAGCGTGCTGTACGCCGAAGCGCTGGAATCCTTGATGAAAATCCAGCTGGCCAGCGCCCCCGACGTGCTGCCCGAATTCGACCGCGCCTTCATCCTGCGCGAAATGAATCTGTTCCCGGAATGGTTCATCGGCAAGCACCTGGGCGCCACCTTGACGGATGTACAACAAACCCAGCTGGACAAGGTCTTCGAAGCCATCACGGCGAATATCTTGTCGCAGCAGCAAGTATTCATGCACCGCGACTACCATTCGCGCAATTTGATGCACATCAACGATGGTTCGATCCCCAATCCCGGCATCCTCGACTTCCAGGACGCCGTCTTCGGTCCCGTCACCTACGACATCGCCTCGCTGCTGCGCGACGCGTATATCCAGTGGGACGAGGAACTGGTGCTCGACTGGGTGATCCGCTACTGGCAGCGCGCCAAGCAGCTGGGCTTGCCGGTGAATCCCGACATCGACGCCTTCTACCGCGATTTCGAATTCACGGCCCTGCAGCGCCACCTGAAAATCCTCGGCCTGTTCGCGCGCCTGAACTACCGCGACGGCAAGGATCTGTACATGGGCGACCTGCCGACCGTGCTCGACTACGTGCGCAAGACGGCCAATCGCTACACGGAACTCAAGCCGCTGGTGCGCTTATTGGACGCTCTGGAAAACAAGGCCCCACAAGTGGGCTATACATTCTGA
- a CDS encoding aminopeptidase P N-terminal domain-containing protein codes for MANYAARRAALLAQMLPGSVAILATAPEVPRNSDCDYPYRHDSYFYYLSGFTEPDSAVALVAASATAPARAILFCRAKNTEREIWDGFRHGPEAARATFGFDSAFPIEELDVEMTRLLADVPAIYYALGGSLDAQVKLWRHNVRQKARSGVTAPAIAHDINGMLDAMRLLKDTQEQQLMRRAAAISSAAHVRAMRATQPGMHEYALEAELLYEFRRSGAQFPAYSSIVAGGGNACILHYSANNAVLKDGELVLIDAGCELDGYASDITRTWPVNGRFSGPQRALYELVLAAQQAALDMVRPGLPHSAIHEAAVQVLAQGMLDLGLLDRQKSGGVQDVIANKAYMPFYMHGTSHWLGMDVHDVGAYRNTDAPGKPWRALAPGMVLTVEPGIYVRPGTGVPEQFWHTGIRIEDDVLVTPQGHEVFSSAPRSVAEIEQLMSQD; via the coding sequence ATGGCCAATTACGCGGCACGGCGCGCGGCGCTGCTGGCGCAGATGCTGCCGGGCAGCGTGGCCATCCTCGCCACGGCGCCCGAAGTGCCGCGCAACAGCGATTGCGATTATCCGTACCGCCACGACAGCTATTTCTATTACCTGAGCGGCTTTACGGAACCCGACAGCGCCGTGGCCCTCGTGGCCGCCAGCGCCACAGCCCCGGCGCGCGCCATCCTGTTTTGCCGCGCCAAGAATACGGAGCGCGAAATCTGGGACGGTTTCCGCCACGGGCCCGAGGCGGCGCGCGCCACTTTCGGCTTTGACAGCGCCTTCCCCATCGAGGAACTCGACGTCGAAATGACGCGCCTGCTGGCCGACGTCCCCGCCATCTACTATGCGCTGGGCGGCAGCCTTGATGCGCAGGTGAAGCTCTGGCGGCACAACGTGCGGCAAAAGGCCCGCAGCGGCGTCACGGCGCCCGCCATCGCGCATGACATCAATGGCATGCTCGACGCCATGCGCCTGCTGAAAGACACGCAGGAACAGCAGCTGATGCGCCGCGCCGCCGCCATTTCCAGCGCCGCGCACGTACGCGCCATGCGCGCCACGCAGCCCGGCATGCACGAATATGCGCTGGAAGCGGAGCTGCTGTACGAATTCCGGCGCAGCGGCGCGCAGTTTCCCGCCTATTCCTCCATCGTCGCCGGCGGCGGCAACGCCTGCATCCTGCACTACAGCGCCAATAACGCGGTATTAAAAGACGGCGAGCTGGTCTTGATCGACGCCGGCTGCGAACTCGATGGCTATGCCTCGGACATCACGCGTACCTGGCCCGTCAACGGCCGTTTCAGCGGCCCGCAGCGGGCGCTGTACGAACTGGTGCTGGCGGCCCAGCAGGCGGCGCTGGACATGGTGCGCCCCGGCTTGCCGCACAGCGCCATCCACGAAGCGGCCGTGCAAGTGCTGGCGCAAGGCATGCTCGACCTGGGTTTGCTGGACCGGCAAAAAAGCGGCGGCGTGCAGGACGTCATCGCCAACAAGGCCTATATGCCCTTCTACATGCACGGCACCAGCCACTGGCTGGGCATGGACGTGCACGACGTGGGCGCCTACCGCAACACGGATGCGCCCGGCAAGCCGTGGCGCGCTTTGGCACCGGGCATGGTGCTGACGGTCGAACCGGGCATCTACGTGCGTCCGGGTACGGGCGTGCCGGAGCAGTTCTGGCATACCGGCATCCGCATCGAAGACGATGTGCTGGTCACGCCGCAAGGCCATGAAGTCTTCAGCTCGGCACCCAGGAGCGTCGCTGAAATCGAACAACTGATGTCACAGGATTAA
- the pdxA gene encoding 4-hydroxythreonine-4-phosphate dehydrogenase PdxA, producing MSNLPVARRPAIAITCGEPAGVGPEISIRAAWAMRNEVNCILLGDAAFLALTASLIDPEIRLAALSLQAVRNSGLPQFGPGRLAVIDIPTVNNVIPGVLDKENGRSVLATLDAAVEGVQAGWFGAMVTAPLQKSTINDAGVAFSGHTEYLAEKTGTPQVVMMLAGEPGHGEPTLRVALATTHLPLKDVSAAITMDSLAVTLDIIQLDLQQKFGIAAPRILVTGLNPHAGEGGYLGREEIDVITPAIAAAQARGIDARGPYPADTLFQQKYLADADCVLAMYHDQGLPVLKYATFGRGINITLGLPLIRTSVDHGTALDLAAQGLGLADCHSMEQALQTALDMLRASTPTRA from the coding sequence ATGAGTAACTTGCCTGTTGCACGCCGTCCGGCCATCGCCATTACCTGTGGCGAACCGGCCGGTGTCGGTCCGGAAATCTCGATACGCGCCGCCTGGGCCATGCGCAATGAAGTCAACTGCATCCTGCTGGGCGACGCCGCCTTCCTGGCGCTGACGGCCAGCCTGATCGATCCGGAGATCCGCCTGGCGGCGCTGTCGCTGCAAGCCGTGCGCAACAGCGGCTTGCCCCAGTTCGGTCCCGGCCGCTTGGCCGTGATCGATATTCCCACTGTGAACAATGTCATTCCTGGCGTGCTGGACAAGGAAAACGGGCGTTCCGTGCTCGCTACCCTGGACGCGGCCGTGGAGGGTGTCCAGGCGGGCTGGTTTGGCGCCATGGTCACGGCCCCCTTGCAAAAGAGCACGATCAACGACGCGGGCGTGGCCTTTTCCGGCCATACGGAATACCTGGCAGAAAAAACCGGCACGCCGCAAGTGGTGATGATGCTGGCCGGCGAACCGGGCCACGGCGAGCCGACCCTGCGCGTGGCGCTGGCCACCACGCATTTGCCATTGAAGGACGTGTCCGCTGCCATCACGATGGACAGCCTGGCCGTCACGCTGGATATCATTCAGCTTGATTTGCAACAGAAATTCGGCATCGCCGCGCCGCGTATCCTCGTCACCGGCCTGAACCCGCACGCGGGCGAGGGCGGGTATCTGGGACGCGAGGAAATCGATGTCATCACCCCGGCGATTGCCGCGGCGCAAGCGCGCGGCATCGATGCGCGCGGACCGTACCCGGCCGACACCTTGTTCCAGCAAAAATATCTGGCGGACGCCGACTGCGTGCTGGCCATGTACCACGACCAGGGTTTGCCGGTGCTGAAATACGCGACCTTCGGGCGCGGCATCAATATCACCCTGGGCTTGCCGCTGATCCGCACCTCGGTCGACCATGGCACGGCACTGGACCTGGCCGCGCAAGGGCTGGGCCTGGCCGATTGCCACAGCATGGAGCAAGCCCTGCAAACGGCGCTCGACATGCTGCGCGCCAGCACCCCGACCAGAGCGTAG
- the rsmA gene encoding 16S rRNA (adenine(1518)-N(6)/adenine(1519)-N(6))-dimethyltransferase RsmA, translated as MKHVARKRFGQNFLHDRFVLDDITAAIAPQPDDAMVEIGPGLGAMTEQLLRHLKQMHVVELDRDLIVRLEKTFNPAKLTIHSGDALKFDFAQIPVPAGQKLRIVGNLPYNISSPLLFHLADFAPLVQDQHFMLQKEVVERMVAEPGSKAYGRLSVMLQWRYKMSLLFIVPPTAFDPPPKVESAIVRMIPVAERLACDQATLEAVVMKAFSQRRKVIRNCLAGMFTEEQIKAAGIDPTLRPETVGLEQYVALANLLKAPA; from the coding sequence ATGAAACACGTTGCCCGCAAACGCTTTGGCCAGAACTTCCTGCATGACCGCTTCGTCCTCGACGACATCACGGCCGCCATCGCGCCGCAGCCGGACGATGCCATGGTCGAGATCGGCCCCGGCCTGGGCGCCATGACGGAGCAGCTGCTGCGCCATTTGAAACAGATGCACGTGGTGGAACTGGACCGCGACCTGATCGTGCGTCTGGAAAAAACGTTTAATCCGGCCAAGCTGACGATCCACTCGGGCGACGCGCTGAAATTCGATTTCGCGCAAATCCCCGTGCCGGCCGGCCAGAAGCTGCGCATCGTGGGCAACTTGCCATATAACATTTCCAGCCCGCTGCTGTTCCACCTGGCGGACTTCGCGCCGCTGGTGCAGGACCAGCATTTCATGCTGCAAAAGGAAGTGGTCGAACGCATGGTAGCCGAACCGGGCAGCAAGGCGTATGGCCGCCTGTCCGTGATGCTGCAATGGCGCTACAAGATGTCGCTGCTGTTCATCGTGCCGCCGACGGCCTTCGATCCGCCGCCGAAAGTGGAGTCGGCCATCGTGCGCATGATTCCCGTGGCCGAGCGCCTCGCGTGCGACCAGGCCACGCTGGAAGCCGTGGTCATGAAGGCGTTTTCGCAACGCCGCAAGGTGATCCGCAATTGCCTGGCCGGGATGTTTACGGAAGAGCAGATCAAGGCGGCCGGCATCGACCCGACCCTGCGTCCGGAAACCGTGGGGCTGGAGCAGTATGTTGCCTTGGCGAATCTGCTGAAGGCGCCTGCTTGA